In Candidatus Defluviibacterium haderslevense, the following are encoded in one genomic region:
- the dapB gene encoding 4-hydroxy-tetrahydrodipicolinate reductase yields the protein MRICLIGYGKMGQIIESLAIQKGHIITGRISSKNRNQLADYLSDSDVAIEFSSPDCALEHITICFEHQVPIVCGTTGWLDQWDEMLTLRGMTDGAILWASNFSIGVNILFAVNRYLATLMSPLIDYKPKVAEIHHIHKKDSPSGTALSLSKDILATRTDLSSWSLDSNQNSALYIDAKRTEDVVGYHKVSYESKQDIIEISHNAYSREGFASGAILAAEWLQGKTGCYGMKDVLGIG from the coding sequence ATGAGAATATGTTTAATTGGATATGGCAAAATGGGACAAATCATAGAATCCTTAGCTATACAGAAAGGGCACATAATAACAGGGCGAATTAGTTCAAAAAATAGAAACCAACTAGCTGATTATCTGTCAGATAGCGATGTTGCCATTGAATTCTCTAGTCCAGATTGTGCCCTAGAGCATATTACTATATGTTTCGAACATCAGGTACCCATAGTGTGTGGTACGACTGGATGGTTAGATCAATGGGATGAAATGCTCACTTTGCGCGGAATGACCGATGGAGCGATCCTGTGGGCCTCCAATTTTAGCATTGGAGTAAATATACTATTCGCTGTTAATCGATACCTTGCCACCCTAATGAGCCCCCTAATCGATTACAAACCCAAAGTTGCAGAAATTCATCATATTCACAAGAAGGATTCACCAAGTGGAACTGCTTTGAGTCTCTCTAAAGACATTTTGGCCACTCGAACTGATCTATCTTCTTGGTCCTTAGATTCAAATCAAAACTCAGCGTTGTACATTGATGCAAAGAGGACTGAAGATGTTGTAGGCTATCACAAAGTATCCTATGAAAGCAAACAAGATATTATTGAAATTTCTCACAATGCATATTCCAGAGAAGGATTTGCTTCGGGCGCCATTCTAGCTGCTGAATGGCTACAAGGTAAAACAGGGTGTTATGGGATGAAGGATGTTTTGGGGATTGGGTAA